One Penicillium oxalicum strain HP7-1 chromosome III, whole genome shotgun sequence genomic region harbors:
- a CDS encoding Glycine cleavage system H protein produces the protein MASIARSIRPLASRALAQKPLASTCRAAPAFRFPRGTRSFSQSPLAQVKKYTESHEWIELVEGSNTAKIGITNYAAHSLGDVVFVELPEVDLEVGPGEPVGAVESVKSASDVLSPVAGKVIRGNVVLEDNAKTINASPEGEGWIAEIEVADVAALDALLDEAAYNETLDQ, from the exons ATGGCCTCCATTGCTCGCTCCATTCGCCCCTTGGCTTCTCGTGCCTTGGCTCAGAAGCCTCTTGCTTCCACCTGCCGCGCTGCACCTGCTTTCCGCTTCCCGCGGGGAACCCGGAGCTTCTCCCAGAGCCCACTCG CTCAGGTGAAGAAGTATACCGAGTCGCACGAATGGATCGAGCTCGTTGAAGGCAGCAACACCG CCAAAATCGGCATCACCAATTACGCTGCTCACTCTTTGGGCGACGTCGTTTTCGTTGAGCTCCCCGAAGTCGATCTCGAGGTCGGCCCCGGTGAGCCCGTGGGAGCTGTTGAGTCGGTGAAGTCTGCCTCCGACGTCCTCTCTCCCGTGGCTGGAAAGGTCATCCGGGGTAACGTCGTCCTGGAGGACAATGCAAAGACGATCAACGCCAGCCCCGAGGGTGAGGGCTGGATCGCCGAGATCGAGGTCGCAGACGTGGCTGCTCTCGATGCTCTGCTTGATGAGGCGGCTTACAATGAGACTCTCGACCAGTAA
- a CDS encoding 37S ribosomal protein MRP17, with translation MLYELIAIVRPGSLNEVREIARNAGLQVIRSGGVVRGFTNWGAFRLPKVTTKHQARYSEGHHFIMRFDASGPVQSSIRRTLGLDPRMINFSVVKLGDKLEEIKDVEGKVEWNKTRSIADSI, from the exons ATGTTGTACGAATTGATTGCCATT GTCCGCCCCGGCAGCCTCAACGAGGTTCGCGA GATTGCCCGTAATGCCGGCTTGCAAGTCATTCGTTCTGGCGGTGTTGTGCGTGGCTTTACCAACTGGGGCGCCTTCCGCCTGCCCAAGGTCACGACCAAGCATCAAGCCCGATACAGCGAGGGCCACCACTTTATCATGCGTTTTGATGCTTCCGGCCCTGTTCAATCCTCCATCCGCCGCACATTAGGACTTGATCCGCGTATGATCAACTTCTCCGTGGTCAAGCTCGGCGACAAGCTTGAAGAGATCAAGGATGTCGAGGGCAAAGTTGAATGGAACAAGACTCGAAGCATTGCCGATTCCATCTAG